In Desulfitobacterium chlororespirans DSM 11544, the following are encoded in one genomic region:
- a CDS encoding 2-hydroxyacyl-CoA dehydratase subunit D, with protein sequence MMEWSVPEEKRDSLSLLLEESALKGSKRKTRYPNHRFLGILCSYFPEELIMAFGLEPLRLLPDSAQRTPAELPPFSCSLARGILDMELQGRWEDLLGVGFVHTCDTMQCLSGIWEFAGKQNIINMVPPVMLKAAGANQYYQEEAKRAWEQLQRLTGHEPTEESLREAIRLCRRIREKVNEVEELRGKLPSPLTAALLRAGQLMPRAIYAEVLDEVLPELYARAEESGSRARLMVTGAVLENDHLYAMIEELGGRVVVDDTCTGYRHYSGPPMEESSDPWYDLVKRYEDMPPCPCKNQSLNARLEYLGNLASRRQVEGAVLVIRKYCEPHAWDAVPLAETLQNRGVRTLVLELEGADVGGQERTRLQAFLESILENRSSDSEGRAQA encoded by the coding sequence TGGAGTGTGCCTGAGGAGAAAAGAGATTCACTAAGCTTACTGTTGGAGGAGTCCGCCCTTAAGGGCTCAAAACGCAAAACCCGCTATCCCAATCACCGTTTTTTGGGAATACTATGTTCCTATTTTCCGGAAGAACTGATTATGGCCTTTGGTCTTGAGCCCCTGCGCCTTTTGCCGGATTCCGCCCAGCGGACCCCTGCGGAACTGCCTCCTTTTTCCTGCTCTTTAGCCCGGGGGATATTGGATATGGAGTTACAGGGCCGCTGGGAAGATCTGCTGGGGGTCGGCTTTGTCCATACCTGTGATACCATGCAGTGTTTAAGCGGTATTTGGGAGTTTGCCGGCAAACAAAATATCATCAATATGGTTCCTCCTGTCATGCTTAAAGCAGCCGGAGCTAATCAGTATTATCAGGAGGAGGCCAAAAGGGCCTGGGAGCAATTGCAAAGGCTGACCGGCCATGAACCCACAGAGGAGAGCTTGAGGGAAGCTATCCGCTTATGCCGGCGCATCAGGGAAAAGGTTAACGAAGTGGAGGAGCTGCGGGGAAAATTGCCTTCCCCCCTGACGGCGGCCCTGCTGCGGGCCGGGCAGCTCATGCCCAGGGCAATCTATGCGGAAGTCCTGGATGAGGTGCTCCCTGAACTCTATGCCAGGGCGGAGGAATCCGGTTCAAGAGCGCGCTTGATGGTTACGGGGGCTGTTCTGGAGAATGATCATTTGTATGCTATGATCGAGGAACTGGGGGGGCGGGTCGTGGTGGATGACACCTGTACGGGTTACCGCCACTACTCCGGACCCCCGATGGAGGAATCGTCTGACCCCTGGTATGATCTGGTGAAGCGTTATGAGGATATGCCTCCCTGTCCCTGTAAGAATCAAAGCCTCAATGCCCGCCTGGAGTATTTGGGGAATTTAGCCTCCCGGCGGCAGGTGGAAGGTGCGGTGCTGGTCATCCGCAAGTATTGCGAACCCCATGCCTGGGATGCGGTTCCCTTGGCGGAAACCCTCCAGAACCGGGGGGTTCGTACCTTGGTTCTGGAACTGGAGGGAGCGGATGTAGGGGGGCAGGAGAGGACCCGGCTGCAGGCATTCTTGGAGAGCATTCTGGAGAACCGGTCTTCAGATTCGGAGGGGAGGGCACAAGCATGA